DNA sequence from the Bradyrhizobium sp. CIAT3101 genome:
GGTGATCGGATGTTTGGGATGGGTGAAGATATCCGCGACGTGGCCGCTCTCGACGACGTGGCCGGCATCGAGCACGACGACTTCCTTGGCGAGCTGGCGCACGACGGACATTTCATGGGTGATCAGCACGATGGTCACGCCGAGCTCGCGGTTGATGTTCGCAAGCAGATCGAGGATCGCGCGCGTGGTCTGCGGATCGAGCGCGGAGGTCGCCTCGTCCGACAGCAGCACGCTCGGCCGCGTCGCCAGCGCGCGGGCAATGCCGACGCGCTGCTTCTGGCCACCGGAAAGTTCCGAGGGGTAACGGTCGTGCTTGTCGGCGATCCCGACGAGGTCGAGCAGCTCGGCCACACGAGCCTTGATGTCGGCCTTGGACCAGCCGGCGATCTCCAGCGGCAGCGCGATGTTATCGGCCGCGGTGCGCGACGACAGCAGGTTGAAGTGCTGGAAGATCATGCCGATCGAGCGCTGCGCGAGCCGCAAGTCCCGCCCGGTGAGCGCCGAGATGTCCTTGCCATCGACGACGACGCGGCCCGTGGTCGGCTTCTCCAGCCCGTTGATCAGCCGAACCAGGCTCGACTTGCCGGCGCCGGAGCGGCCGATCACGCCGGTGATGGAACCACGCGCGATCGCGAAATCGATGCCTTCCAGCGCATTGACGCCGGGCTTGCCGCGATAGGCCGGATAGGTCTTCGAGATGTCGGCGAAACGGACCATGGCTTCCGGTTCAGCCGCGGTGTCCTTGATCTCGACCGGCTCTCCGATCACCAGCGATGGGTGCGCATTCATGGAAGCGACTTTCATGCACGATATTTAGCTCGCCCGCCCGAGAGGCGCACGAGAACCAGGTCGCCATCCAAGCGACGGAGGGTGGAACAGTGGCAGGTGCCGAACGGCGACGCTGCACTGCAGCACACCATCGCCTTTTCCAGTCTTTCTTGCAATTTCAGATATTTGCTGGCGATTGGGCGAAGTTTTCCCAATCCCCCGACTGGGAAGAAAATTCGTCTGCCGGGGGTATCAGCCTGCGGCCGGGCTCACCGGACCATTTGCAGCCAGGGCAGCACGATCAGCAGCAGCCCGGCGAAATAGAGCACTCCGAAGATCAGGCCAAAGCCCCAGAACTGCCCCTTCCCGATATAGCCGCTGCCGTAATACATCGGCGCCGGACCCGTGGCGTAAGGCGAGATCACGCCCATCAGGCCGAGCGAGTACATGCAGAGCATCGCCAGCGTCGTCACCGGCAGATCGGCGATACCGGAACCGACCGCGAGCACGACGGGCAGCACGGCAGCGGCATGCGAGGTGATGCTCGAGAAGAAATAGTGGATCCAGAAGAACAGCGCGACCAGCAGGATCATCGCGGTCGACGGCGTGAGGCCTGCGAGCGGTTTGGCGAATTCGTTCGCAAACCATTTGATGAAGCCGATCTCGTTGAGGCCCGAGGCCAGCGTGAGCAGCGAGGTGAAATAGAAGAACACCTCCCACGCGCTCTTCTCGCTGACGATGTCGGCGAACTCGATCACGCCGGTCACCAGCATCAGCGAGATCACGATGAACACGACGGTCGTGGCATTGACGAAGTTCGAGCCGAGCACGGGCACATGGATGTCCGGGCTCGAGCCCGCGATCCACAGGAACATCGCGAGGATGATCAGCGCCAGCATGATCCACTCGTTGCGCGACATCGGGCCCATCTCCGCGAGCTCGTTCGCGGCCCAATCGGAGATCTCGGGGCTGTGCTTCACCTCCGGCCGGCAGATCGCGTAGCTGAGCAGCGGCACGAGGATCATCAGCAGAATGCCGAGCGGCGCGAAGCCGATGAACCACTGGCCCCAGCTCACTTCGACACCGACCGTCTTCTTGGCGATGGCGAGCGCCGCCGCGTTCGGCGCCAGTGCGGTGAAGAACAGCGAGCTGGTGATCGCGGTCGCCGCGAACGCGGTCCACATCACGTAGGTGCCGATCTTGCCGGCGGTCGGCCCCGGCTCGGAGCCGTAGATGCGCGGGATGTTGCTGATGATGGGATAGACGATGCCGCCGCTGCGCGCGGTGTTGGACGGCGTCGCGGGGGCAAGCAGGAAGTCGGACATCGCGACCGCGTAGCCGAGGCCGAGCGTGTTGCGTCCCAGGCGCCGCACGAGCACCAGTGCGATGCGCCGGCCGAGCTGGCTCTTGCGATAGCCGATCGAGAACACGAAGGCGCCGACGATCAGCCACACCGTGCTCTCGGCGAATCCTGCCAGCATCCAGCGCAGCGATTTGCCGGGATCGGGATCGACATAGCCGCCGACGCCTGCGACCGTCAGCCCGATCAGGCCGACCGCGCCGACCGGCATCGATTCCAGGATCAGCCCGGTGATGACGGCCGCGAACACTGCAAAATAGTGCCACTGATTGACGTTGAGGCCCGCCGGAACCGGCCACAGATAGATCGCGAGCCATACCACCAGCGGCGCAATCAGCTTCCAGCGATGCATTCTCGGTCCCTCCCGCGGCGTGCGCGGGATCGTTGACCGAGCCGCTGCCGCCAAAGCCTGTTACGGCACAGATCGGCGGGCGATTCAATGCCTGCGCGAAGCCGGCTAGCCGTCTGTCCCCGTCTTGGCGAGCGGCGCCATCAGGGAGCGGCGGTCGGACTCCACGACCCGGTTACGGCCCTGCCCCTTGGCCTGGTACAGCGCCGTGTCGGCCGCTGCCACCAGCATGTCGCCCTTCGGCACGTGCAGCGGCGTCACGGCAAGGCCGATCGACGCCGTGATGTTGCGCAATGGCGCGCCGTTGGGGATGTCGACATGCATTGCACGGACCGCATCGAGCACGGCATTGGCGCGTGACATGGCCGCGTCGATATCGGCGCCCGGCATCAGCACCAGGAATTCCTCGCCGCCGAAGCGGCCGACGATGTCGGTCTTGCGGATGGTCTTCTCGAGCACCGCGCCGAGCTCGCGCAGCACCGCATCGCCGGACTCGTGGCCGAAGGTGTCGTTGATCTTCTTGAAATGGTCGACGTCGATGATCAAGAGCGCCATCGTCTCGCCGGTGCGCATCGCCCGGCCGGATTCTCGCGCCAGCGCGTCCTCGAGGAAGCGGCGGTTGTAGAGGCCGGTGAGCTGGTCGCGGATGGCCTGGCTGCGCAACTGCTCGCGGAGCTGGAGGTTGGCGAGCGCCAGCGAAATCTGCTCGGCAAGCATCGTCGCAAGCTGGTCCGTGCCGGCGGCAAAGCAAGCATTGCCGGCTTCACGATAGAGCACGCCGAGCAGCGTGTTCTGTGCAACCAGGGGCTCGCAAACATAAGTGCCGACGCCGGCCTCGCAGCAGGCATGACCGCAGACGAGCCCCTGGCTCGCCTCGGAGACCGGGAATTTGGTGCCGCGGCGCAGTGCCCAGCAATCTTCCAGCGCAAACGCCTGCGATGTCGCGGCCACCTCGCCCCAGCGCGGCCCGCGTGTGACGCCGTCACGGGCGTCGTTCATCAGGTACAGCGCGCCCGCCTCCTCCGGAAACAGGAAGCCGGCATAGGTTTCGACCGCGGCAAAAACCTCGTCCGGCTTCTGGCAGGACTGCAGCAGGCCGGAAAGCTCGGTCAGCAGCGCGATTTCCTTGGTACGGATCTCGGCCGCCTTGAGCGATGAGGTCAGCCGGGCGTTGGTGTCCTGGAGTTGTCTCGCGTGATCGGCGCGTTCGGCTTCGAGCGCGATGAGCTTGCCGAACAGGCGGCGGGAGCGCAGCCAGATGCCGGCGACCAGCGCAATCAGCAGCGCGATCACAATGCCGCTGGCGAGAACCAAATCAGGCGCGATTTGCGTATCGGCGGCGAGCATGTCCGCAATTCCTTAACCACGAGCGCCCACCTCCGGGCGGAACATGCGGGGTGGATATCGTGAGGCCATTGAGAATGGGTTTGCGGCGCATCCCTCCTGTGCAAAGCGGTAAAGAAAGCGTTGGCTACCTTCCCTTAAACTTAGGCTTGCGCCGCGTCAGGAACGCCTCGACGCCCTCCTGGTGGTCCTCGCTGAGGCTCGCCAGCGCGAACTGGTCGAGATCCATGTGGCTGGCGAGATCGTCCAGCGCGTGCGCGAGCCGGTTGACGGTCAGTTTTGTCATGGCGACCGAGAGCGGCGGCTGGGCGGCCACCTTGCGCGCCAGCTCCATGGCGGCATCGAAGGCATGGCCGGGATCGACGACCTGCTCGACCAGGCCCCACTGATAGGCCTCGTCGGCGGAGATGCGCTCGCCGGCGAGGATCACCGCCTGCTTGGTACGGGCCGGTCCAATCAGATGCAGCATGCGCGGGATGCTCTGCCAGCTCATGTTCATGCCGAGCCCGATCTCGGGCACGCGCAGATGCGCATCGCCGCCCATCACGCGGAAGTCGAGTGCGACCGCAAGCGCCACGCCGCCGCCGACGCAAAAGCCTTCGATCGCCGCGATCGTGATCTGCTCCATCTCCTGCCATGCGTGCGTCAGGCGCGGTCCGAGCTTGAGATGCCGTCGCAGCGCGCCGAGATCCATCTCCTTGCGCGAGCGCCCTTCGGCGTCCTTCAAATCGAAGCCGGCGCTGAACGCCCCCGAATTGCCGGTCAGCACCACGACGGACGTCGCCGCGTCATCCTCGAAGGAGCGCGCCGCTGCGGTGAGCTGGCGCAGCGCCTCCGGCGACAGCGCATTGATGCCGTCATGACGGTCGAACCGCACAACCGCGATCCGCCCGTCGGGGCCGAGGCCCCTCTCGATCTTGACGAAGTCTTTCATGGGGCGCCTCCAAAGCTGATTTTCGATGATGTTAGCCCACAAACGACGTCACGAATATGGGACCGATCGCGCTGCAACGAAGGCTCGACAGGCAGGGACCATGCGCTTAATCTTTCGCGCCATGAGCCACGATCACGACCACCATCATCACCACGATCACGACCACTCGGAATTGTCGGAGACCGAGCTGCGCGTGCGCGCGCTCGAGACGATTCTGACCGAAAAGGGTTACGTCGAGCCGGCCGCGCTCGATGCCATCATCCAGGCCTATGAGACCAAGATCGGCCCGCACAACGGTGCGCGCGTCGTCGCCAAGGCCTGGACCGATCCGGCATTCAAGAAGGCACTGCTGGAGGACGGCAGCAAGGCGATCGGCACGCTCGGCCATGTCAGCCGCGTCGGGGACCATCTCGTCGTGGTCGAGAACACGCCGCAGCGGCACAACATGGTCGTGTGCACGCTGTGCTCCTGCTACCCCTGGGAAATGCTCGGGCTGCCGCCGGTCTGGTACAAGGCCTCGCCCTATCGCTCGCGCGCGGTGAAAGATCCGCGCGGCGTGCTCGCCGATTTCGACGTGACGCTGCCGAAGGACATCGAAATCCGGGTCTGGGATTCCACCGCGGAGACGCGCTTCCTGGTGCTGCCGATGCGGCCCGCAGGCACCGAGGGCTGGAGCGAGGAACAGCTCGCCGACCTCGTCACCCGCGACTCCATGATCGGCACGGGCTTCCCCAAGACGCCCGGAGCGCCGTCGTGAACGGCGTCCACGACATGGGCGGCATGGACGGGTTCGGCAAGGTCGAGCCCGAGCCGAACGAGCCTGTTTTCCACGAGGAGTGGGAGTCCCGCGTGCTGGCGATGGTGCGCGCGATGGGCGCGGCCGGCGCCTTCAACATCGACACCTCGCGCTTCTATCGCGAGACGCTGCCGCCGCATGTCTACCTCTCGAGCTCCTACTACAAGAAGTGGTTCCTCGGGCTCGAGGAGATGCTGATCGAGAAGGGCTACCTCACCCGCGAAGAGGTCGCCGCCGGTCATGCGATGCAGCCCGGCAAGGCGCTCAAGCATGGCAAGTTCGACCTCGCCAATGTCGAGCGCATCATGGTGCGCGGCAAGTTCGCCCGCCCTGCCCCCGCGGCCGCCAAATTCAACATCGGCGATCGCGTCCGTGCGAAGAACATCCACCCGACCACGCACACGCGGCTGCCGCGCTATGTGCGCGGGCATGTGGGTGTGGTCGAGCTGAACCATGGCTGCCACGTGTTTCCGGATTCCGCGGCGATGGAGCTTGGTGAGAATCCGCAGTGGCTCTACACCGTCGTATTCGACGGCCGCGACCTCTGGGGCGCGGATGGTGATCCGACGCTGAAAGTCTCGATCGACGCGTTCGAGCCTTATCTGGATCCGGCGTAATGAGCAGCAAGGCCGCTGCCGCTGCGACGGCAGCCATTCCGAGCATTCCGCGCGATGACGACGGCCCGGTGTTCCGCGCGCCCTGGGAAGCACACGCCTTCGCGATGGCGCTGACGCTGCACGACCGCGGCGTGTTCACCTGGCCGGAATGGGCCGCAGCCTTGGCCGATGAGATCAAGCGCGCGCAGGCCGCCGGAGATCCCGATACGGGCGAGACCTATTATCTGCACTGGCTCGCCACCCTGGAGGGGCTCGTCGCCCGCAAGGGCGTGGCGTCGATCGACACGATGCATCGCTATCGCAATGCCTGGGATCACGCCGCCGATCGCACCCCGCATGGCAAGCCGATCGAGCTGCGGGACGAGGATTTTGGCTAGCTAGTGCCTCGCTCTCATGTCCCGGACGCGCTGCAGCGTGCAACGCTGCGGCGCAGAGCCGGGACCCAGAAAGCCACAGAGCATCCTACACAGACATGGGCCCCGGCTCTGCAGCGCACCGCTGAAGTAGCGCTGCGCCGCGTCCGGGGCACGAGAGGAGTCTGGCGAGGCAACTACCTCCCCGCCACAAACTCACGCCATCCCTTCGCGCGCAGGCTGCACGCCGGGCACTCGCCG
Encoded proteins:
- a CDS encoding methionine ABC transporter ATP-binding protein, which translates into the protein MKVASMNAHPSLVIGEPVEIKDTAAEPEAMVRFADISKTYPAYRGKPGVNALEGIDFAIARGSITGVIGRSGAGKSSLVRLINGLEKPTTGRVVVDGKDISALTGRDLRLAQRSIGMIFQHFNLLSSRTAADNIALPLEIAGWSKADIKARVAELLDLVGIADKHDRYPSELSGGQKQRVGIARALATRPSVLLSDEATSALDPQTTRAILDLLANINRELGVTIVLITHEMSVVRQLAKEVVVLDAGHVVESGHVADIFTHPKHPITQSFLAEVTGDSLPVSLASRIVQEPGSHAVIRVQVRGAGAGDTLIARLARELGLDVSLLSARIDEIGGQHVGSLVLGIPGGDSAAARTLAWLSQYQFSAERLGYVA
- a CDS encoding DASS family sodium-coupled anion symporter; translation: MHRWKLIAPLVVWLAIYLWPVPAGLNVNQWHYFAVFAAVITGLILESMPVGAVGLIGLTVAGVGGYVDPDPGKSLRWMLAGFAESTVWLIVGAFVFSIGYRKSQLGRRIALVLVRRLGRNTLGLGYAVAMSDFLLAPATPSNTARSGGIVYPIISNIPRIYGSEPGPTAGKIGTYVMWTAFAATAITSSLFFTALAPNAAALAIAKKTVGVEVSWGQWFIGFAPLGILLMILVPLLSYAICRPEVKHSPEISDWAANELAEMGPMSRNEWIMLALIILAMFLWIAGSSPDIHVPVLGSNFVNATTVVFIVISLMLVTGVIEFADIVSEKSAWEVFFYFTSLLTLASGLNEIGFIKWFANEFAKPLAGLTPSTAMILLVALFFWIHYFFSSITSHAAAVLPVVLAVGSGIADLPVTTLAMLCMYSLGLMGVISPYATGPAPMYYGSGYIGKGQFWGFGLIFGVLYFAGLLLIVLPWLQMVR
- a CDS encoding sensor domain-containing diguanylate cyclase, which produces MLAADTQIAPDLVLASGIVIALLIALVAGIWLRSRRLFGKLIALEAERADHARQLQDTNARLTSSLKAAEIRTKEIALLTELSGLLQSCQKPDEVFAAVETYAGFLFPEEAGALYLMNDARDGVTRGPRWGEVAATSQAFALEDCWALRRGTKFPVSEASQGLVCGHACCEAGVGTYVCEPLVAQNTLLGVLYREAGNACFAAGTDQLATMLAEQISLALANLQLREQLRSQAIRDQLTGLYNRRFLEDALARESGRAMRTGETMALLIIDVDHFKKINDTFGHESGDAVLRELGAVLEKTIRKTDIVGRFGGEEFLVLMPGADIDAAMSRANAVLDAVRAMHVDIPNGAPLRNITASIGLAVTPLHVPKGDMLVAAADTALYQAKGQGRNRVVESDRRSLMAPLAKTGTDG
- a CDS encoding enoyl-CoA hydratase/isomerase family protein, yielding MKDFVKIERGLGPDGRIAVVRFDRHDGINALSPEALRQLTAAARSFEDDAATSVVVLTGNSGAFSAGFDLKDAEGRSRKEMDLGALRRHLKLGPRLTHAWQEMEQITIAAIEGFCVGGGVALAVALDFRVMGGDAHLRVPEIGLGMNMSWQSIPRMLHLIGPARTKQAVILAGERISADEAYQWGLVEQVVDPGHAFDAAMELARKVAAQPPLSVAMTKLTVNRLAHALDDLASHMDLDQFALASLSEDHQEGVEAFLTRRKPKFKGR
- the nthA gene encoding nitrile hydratase subunit alpha; translated protein: MSHDHDHHHHHDHDHSELSETELRVRALETILTEKGYVEPAALDAIIQAYETKIGPHNGARVVAKAWTDPAFKKALLEDGSKAIGTLGHVSRVGDHLVVVENTPQRHNMVVCTLCSCYPWEMLGLPPVWYKASPYRSRAVKDPRGVLADFDVTLPKDIEIRVWDSTAETRFLVLPMRPAGTEGWSEEQLADLVTRDSMIGTGFPKTPGAPS
- the nthB gene encoding nitrile hydratase subunit beta, whose protein sequence is MNGVHDMGGMDGFGKVEPEPNEPVFHEEWESRVLAMVRAMGAAGAFNIDTSRFYRETLPPHVYLSSSYYKKWFLGLEEMLIEKGYLTREEVAAGHAMQPGKALKHGKFDLANVERIMVRGKFARPAPAAAKFNIGDRVRAKNIHPTTHTRLPRYVRGHVGVVELNHGCHVFPDSAAMELGENPQWLYTVVFDGRDLWGADGDPTLKVSIDAFEPYLDPA
- a CDS encoding nitrile hydratase accessory protein, translating into MSSKAAAAATAAIPSIPRDDDGPVFRAPWEAHAFAMALTLHDRGVFTWPEWAAALADEIKRAQAAGDPDTGETYYLHWLATLEGLVARKGVASIDTMHRYRNAWDHAADRTPHGKPIELRDEDFG